The DNA segment CTGCCGAGACGAGTTCGACCGTGACGATCACGGCCAGCGCGACCACGGCGACGAGCACGAGAACACCGGTCATGGGAACTCTCCTGTCCTCTTCTGTTGGTCTTGCGAGCAGTCGAGCGCTCAGCGCACCGTCATGAAGGCCGCGACACCGAGCATCGCGAGAGCGATCGACGCCGCCAGGGCGACCAGCGCCGCGGCAGCGATGGCCTGGATCAGAGCGCCGATCGGTGCGAGCGCCTGCTTCAGGAACCGCAGGACGATCACCAGGCAGAGCGCTGCCATGACCAGATAGGTCATGGGCTGCTGCATCAAAGCCGCCGGGGAAGTGAAGAAGGACATGAGATGACCTCCGTTCCGGGTAGCGCGGGATCGCCGCGCATATGCGCCGGTGAGAGTCAGCGACGACGGTGTCGGAGATCGACAGCTATCGGACAGTCACCCGATCCTGACCCTCTGCAATGAATATGCAGCACTATGCAGTGCTTGGCAATCCTCATTCTCATGAGTGAATTTCGGGGTGGTCTTCCCGTCACGCGCCGTAGACGTCTGACCCATCGTTCAGTTTCGGTGAGTGACAACTGGCTGAAGTGGGGACTTGTGCGTCGCCTCAGGTGTGGTTAGGTGGAGGGGGGAAGCCGAATATTCCAACATCGGCCGTAGGGTGTACCGTCTCCCTGTGAATCACGACATTAAGGGCGTCACGGGCGCCGCCCTCGGCGAGCAGACCACAACATTGACGATCGTCAATTCTTTATGTGGGACGGGCAGCTGCCCGACCGTCTACAAGACCGATCGCGGCACCCTGGTCGTCCAGGGCTATGCGCTCACGCCGGAGAACGCGGGCATCTCGGTGCCGGCCGGCGAGCAGTTGGTGGAAATCCCGGCGGATCTCCTGGCTGCGGCTATGCAGGCGGGCGAATAAGCTGGAGTCCAGGCGTACGGAGGGGGGCGAGAGCACGTGACCGACTCGCCCACCGCCGACCGTCCGGTCGAGCCGGTCGAGCCGGTCGGCGTGATCTTGCAACGCTGGCGCAAGCGCCGGAGGCTGACCGGTCAGCAGCTCGGTGACCGCGTCGGGATGAGCCAGGCCAAGATTTCGCGCCTGGAGAACGGGCATGTCTCGGTCGAGCCCGGTGATGTCCGCCTCCTCGTCGAAGCGCTCGATGTGCCACGCGCCGAGGCCGAGCGTCTCGTCGAGTTGGCCGAGCACGCCGATGATCGGCTTCTGGAGTGGGTTCCCGCCGGTGCCGATCAGGCGACCCGTCAGCGCGAGTTCGGCCGCGCGGAGGCTGTCGCCCGGGAAATCCGGATCATGCAGCCGGCGGTCCTGCCCGGTCTGCTGCAGACGAGTGAGTACGCCCGCGCGATCCTGTCCGCCAACATGGACGACGATTCGGCCGTCAGTGAGGCGGTCAACGCCCGGATCCAGCGCAACCAGATTCTGCACTCGGGCGAGCGCGAGTTCCGCTTCCTGATCACTGAGCAGGTCCTGCGCAATCAGGTGTGCCGACCGGCCGAGATGATCTCGCAGATCTACCGCATGCGTGAGGTGGCGGCGTTCCCGAACGTTCGCATCGGCATCATCACCGATGACGTCGACCTGCCGATCGCGCCCTACCACGGTTTCTACGTCGCCGACGACCGCTGGGTCAGCGTCGATCTGTTCACGACGACGCTCCGGTCCGCCGGTCGTCAGACCCTGCGTGAGTTCCGCCGCGTCTTCGACCGATTGGAGGCCGTTGCGGTGACCGATATTGATGATCTTCTTAGTCATTACCTGGCGCGGTACGCGAGGATGCTGGTGCCGAACCAGGCGGCGCGGTAACGCCTACGCGCTTGTCGCCAGCGGTCGCCTTTCCTACCGTGAAGTGATGACGACGAACCGTGACGACCATCTGGTCGCATTACCCGGGCCGCCGGCCACCCCGGAACCCGGCCCGCGAGTCGTGGCTTCCCTCTGCGGCACGGGCACCTGCCCGACCGTCTACAGCACCGACCGTGACACGGTGCTGGTGCAGGGATACGCGGTCTCCGAAGTGGACGCCCCTGACGGCGAACTCGTCGTGGAGATCCCGCGAGAGGTGCTGCTTCAGGCTGCTGCCCGCCTGATCGAGGAGCGGGGCGCCTGATCTTCTGACCGTCCGCTCCCGCCCGACGATGTGCGGCTGAACTCCCTGGTGGCAGCTCATCGCCGGCATGCCGCCAGGCCGTGTTGTGTTCAGAATCGGTCGCCGTGAGGGCCGAAGAGGTGCAGGATCTCGGCCGGCCGGTCGTCTGCCGGGCCGAACCAGTGCGGCTCGCTCGCGTCGAAGTCGGCTGTCTCGCCCGGGCTCATCACGCGCTCGGAGCCGCCGAGCAGCAGCCGCACGCTCCCGGCCAGCACATAGAACCAGGCATGTCCGTGATGGGTGACCTGCACCGGTTCGCCGCGGCTCGGGCCGAGGATCTGCTTGAAGACCTGCAACCTTCCCGGGTACGTCGTGAGCGGCACCACCACGGCGTCCAGCCGAGTCCTGGTGTCCGCGCGATGCGGGGTGAGATGCGCCCTCGGGTCCCCGGTCGGGGGAGCGCCGATCAGGTGATCCAGTGCCATCCGGTGCGCCTGGGCCAGCGGGATCAGCAGGTCGAGGGTGGGCCGGCGCTTGCCGGACTCCAGCCGTGACAGTGTGCTGACTGACAGGCCGGTCGACTCCGCGAGATCCTCTAGTCGCAGGCCGCGTTCCTGCCGGATGCGGCGCAGACGCGGGCCGATGCCGTCGAGGAGCGCAGCCAGTGAAGGATCCATCAGGCCAGTTTGCGGTCTTCGCAAGTTCGCTGGCCCGCCGGGGCGCCGTCACGTGACGATCCCCGCCATGGAGAAAACCCGCCCCTGGCTGATCCTCGCGATCTGCGCCGCGAGCATCTTCCTCGTCGGCATGGACAGCACCGTCGTCAACATCGCCCTGCCGTCGATCGGGAACGACCTCGGCCTCGACATCAGCGAACTGCAGTGGGTCGTCGACGCGTACACCCTGGTCCTCGCCAGCCTTCTGATCACCTCCGGTGCGCTGGCCGACCGGCTCGGCCGGCGCCGGGTGTTCCGGATCGGGCTGGTGCTGTTCGCGGCGGGCTCGGCGGCCTGCGCCCTCGCCCCGACCGCAGGGACGCTCGTGGCGGCGCGCGTCCTGCAGGGCACGGGCGGTTCGATGCTGAGCCCGGTAGCGCTCGCCATCGTGGTCAGCGCGATCACCGACGCCCGGCAGCGAGCGCAGGCGATCGGCGTGTGGGCGTCCGTCTTCGGCCTGAGCATGGCGGCCGGACCGGTGGTCGGCGGGCTGCTCACCGGCGGGCTGGGCTGGCGCACCGTGTTCTGGGCCAACCTGCCGATCATCGCGGTGGTGCTCGTCCTGACCGCCGTCTACGTCCCGGAGTCCCGGTCGCCGAAGCCCCGCCAGCTGGACGTCGTCGGACAGCTGCTGCTCATCGTGGTGATCGCCTCGATGGTGGCGGCGCTGATCGAGGACCCGCTGTTCTGGTGGATGACGATCGTGGCGCTGGCCGCTTTCGTGGCAGTGGAGCGACGGCAGCGCACGCCGCTGATGGACCTCTCGCTCTTCCGCCGGCCGGCCTTCGTCGCCGCCATCGGTAGCGCGGTGCTGGTCTTCGTGGCGTTCAGCGTGACCCTGCTGCTCGGCAGCATGTATGCCCAGCAGGTACGCGGCCTGACCCCGCTGCAGGCGGGACTGACCACGCTGCCGATGGCGATCGGGGCGATCGTCTGCCCGCCGATCGCCGGGTACCTGACCGGGCGGATCGGTCCCCGGCTCCCGCTGCGGATCGCCGGCGCCTGCACGACGGCCGGCGGCCTGATGCTGCTCGGGCTCGACGAGCGGACCGGGATCGGGGTGCTGCTCAGCGCCTACCTGCTGCTCGGCGCCGGCCTGGGACTGGCGAACGCGCCGATCACCAACACGGCCGTGAGCGGGCTGCCGCCGGAGCGCACCGGGCTGGCGACCGGCATCGCGTCGACCGCCCGGCAGGTGGGCACGGCGATCGGGGTGGCCCTGGCCGGCAGCGTCATCGGACCGGACGCGGTGGTCGGCGCGACGTGGCCGGGGTGGGCGCTGGTCGCCGGGTGCGGGCTGGTGGTGGCCGCCGTCAGCGGGTGGAGCCGGTCAGGAAGCGCAGTCCGCGTCTGAGGTACGTCCTCGGGTCGGTGTCCGGTGCTTCGCCCACGGCGGGTACAGCGCCGGCCGAACCCGGCGAGCGGCCAGCCCATCGACGTGTCGATTCACCGCTGTTCGGCCGGGCACTGCGGAGCCCCGAAGACGCGCAGGCCGTCGATGGTCGGACGAGCAGTCAACCGCGGCTCCGGTGGCGGCGGACGGCGTCGCGGTTGGCGCATCGGGGGGAGCAGTAGCGCCGGCGGCCGGTCCGCGAGGTGTCGGCGAAGACGCGGGCGCATTCGGTGACGGTGCAGCGTCGCAGGCGGTGGATGCCCCGGCCGGCCAGGTGCAGGGCGGTTCCCACGGCGATCAGCGAGTCGAGCACGGCGCCGAGGGGCCGGTCGTCGTCACGGTAGTGCAGGTGCCAGCCGCCGGCGTGATCGGTGAGGCGGGGGTAGGCGGCAGCGGCGGCGAGCATCCCGTTCAGGAGGCGGGCGCGCTCGTGATCGTCCGGCGCGTCCACGACGGCCTCCCATCTCGCCAGCGTCGCCGTCAGCTGATCGAGATCGGACTCCGACACCGGCATCTCCAGCACCAGGCCGGCGGCGCGGCAGCGCGCGGCCAGCTCGTCGGCGGTGGCGGGACGGTCGTTCACCAGATCGGCTGCGAGGTTCACGGCATCCGCGCCGTAAGGGTTGAGATGCATAAGACCATTACAGCAGGCTGGCGTCATGGATCGATACCGGTGGGTGGTTCTCGGGGTGGCGACGTTCACCCAGGCGGCCGCGGCGTTCTTCGTGCAGGGGCTGGGCGCGCTGAGTGTGCCGTTGCAGCGGGACCTGGGGATCGGCGCGGCTCAGCTGGGAGCGCTGGTGTCGGCCGCGCAGCTGGTTCCGCTGGCCGGGTTGCTGGTGGCGGGGATGCTGCTGGACCGGTACGACGAACGCTGGGTGGTCGGCGCCGGCACCGCACTCGCCGGGGCCGCCCTCCTCGCGGGCACGCTGGCCCCGGGCTATCCGGCTCTGCTGGTCGTGCTGCTCGTGGTCGGCGCCGGGTACAGCACGGTCCAGCCGGGTGGCAGCAAGTCGGTGGCCTCGTGGTTCGACACTTCGCAGCGCGGCATGGCGATGGGGATCCGGCAGGCCGGGCTGCCGCTGGGCGCGGTGCTGGCCGCCGCCGTGCTGCCGCTGGTGGCGGCCGCTCACGGATGGCGGGCGGCGATCTTCGTGGGCGGTGTGGTGGCGTCGGCGGGCGCTGCCGTGTTCATGACGTTCTCCCGGAGGCCGCCGGTCCGTCCTGTCGTGCAGGCCACCATGACCGCCGGACGATCCGCGACCGCCACCGAACCGCGGGACCGCGGTGGCGAGCCGATGGCCGGCGCTGCGGCCGTCATCGATGAGGGGCGAGCGGCCGGTGATCTGGCGGCGCTCCGGCGGGCGATGGTGAGTGGAGGCTGCCTGGTCGTCGTTCACAGCGCGGTGGGGCTTCTGTGTGTGCTGCATCTGCATCAGACGGCGGGCATGACCGCGGGGGCGGCTGCCGCGGCGCTGGTGGTGGTGCAGTTCGCGGGGGCGGCGGGAAGGGTTCTGCTCGCTGCCTGGAGTGATCGGCTGCGGTCGCGGGAGACGGCGGTCCGAGTGAGTCTGCTGGCGGTTCTGGCCGGACTCGTGCTGCTGGTCACGCCGCTCGGCAGCCGGCCCGGAGCAGCTTGCCTGATCCTCGGATGGCTGGGGTTCTTCGGGATCGGGTGGTACGGGCCGTGGATCGCCACGGTGGCGGAGGCGGCGCCGGCAGGGCGTGCCGGGTCGACGCTCGGGCTCGTCATGACGGTGAATCAGGTGGCGGTGGTGGTCTCGCCGCCGGTGCTGGGCTTCCTGCGTGATCAGACCGGGAGCTTCACGGCGTCCTGGCTGCTTCCGGCCGCCGCGGCAGCCACGGCGCTGGCTCTCACGAGGCCGGGAACGGGTTCGGCAGCGGCGCGGTCCTGGGATGACAAATCCGGAGATATCCGGGTGGGATCGACGCCGAATCCCTAGCATGAGGCCGTGCTGACCCGTGGTGTCCTCGTACCGATGGTGACCGCTGCGATCCTGGGTGGCTGGGAGACCTCGGCGGCCGCCGTCCCGGGGCCGCCGCCGCTGCTGCAAGGGTGGATCGTCACCGAACGCAACCCCAGCCGGTGCCTGACCGGTGGGCCGGTGGGGACGGTGCTGACCACGGCGCCGTGCCGGCAGGGGGACGACGTGCAGGACTTCTACCAGACCAGCGAGGGGCACTTCACCAACGACGGCAACTGTGTCGAGCCCGACGGGGTGGCGCTGCGGGTCGCGAAGTGCACGTACACCGATGACCAGGAGTGGTGGTTCACCGGCACGCTGCGGGCCGGCGAGAACGGCAAGTGCGTCACCGAGACCGCGATCGACCGGGCCGGGGTGGGCACGGTGCGGCTGCGCACCTGCAGCGACAAGGCGAACCGCAAGTGGCGCAACCACACCCCTTGGTGACCGGTCATGTCCGCCGGCTGACGGCGAGATGCCGCTGAATTTCGGAACGCGCGATGATCACGCCGACGGGTATGGGGAAGCCGCCAGTAGGTGGGCCAGGTGGGCGGCGTTGGCGGCGAGGGTCTTCGTGGCGGCGCCGGTGGTGTCCGGCTTCGGGCCGGCGTCCTTGTAGTCCAGACCGCCCATGGCCTCGCCCACCCAGTACGTCGAGGCGGCCCCGGCGATCGTGAACCCCACGTCGTTCAACCCCTGCAGCACTTCGGCGGTCACATGGTGGGCGCCGTCCTCGTTGCCGACGACCGCCACCGCCGCGACCTTGCCGAACACCTTGGAGATGTCCGCGTCGAGGCGTTCGAGGACCATCTTGCACACACTGGACGGCTGACCCATCCAGATCGGCGTCGCGATGATCAGGATCTGCGCGTCCATGATCTTCGCGCGGATCGCCGGCCACTCGTCGCCGTCGCCCTCGTCCACCGAGACGCCGAAGCGGACGTCGTGGTCGACGACCCGGATCACCTCACCGTCGACGTCGTGGTCGGCGAGGGCGGTGAGGACCTCGCGTCCGAGCAGCTCGGCACTGGATTCGGCGGGGGACTTCTTCAGGGTGCACCCGAGCACCACAGCGCGCAGCGTCGTCATGACGAGACGCTTACCCGGCCGCACCACCTTCACTCCGGAAAGATCTTGCTGTTAGGTTGTTGCACATCTTTGGCAACAGCATGGAGGCAGCAGAAGTGGTCAGCGAGGTGCTGAACAAGCAGCGACAGCACACCGCCACCTGGATCATCACGCTGTCCGCCGCCTTGAGCCTCACCACCCTGGTCGCCGTCGGCACCGGTGCCATCGGCATCAGCCCGGCCACCGTCGCGCGGATCATCGCCCACCAGCTCTTCGCCGTCGGCGACGTCACCTGGACGCCGCCCGAGGAGGCGATCGTCTGGCAGGTACGCCTGCCGCGCGTCCTGCTCGGCATCCTGGTCGGCGCGGGACTGGCGGTCTGCGGCGTGGCACTGCAGGCGATGGTCCGCAACGTGCTGGCCGACCCGTACCTGCTCGGCATCAACTCGGGCGCCTCCAGCGGCGCCGCCGCGGCGATCCTCTTCGGAGCCGGCGCGGGATTCGGGCAGTACGCGCTGTCGACGAGCGCCTTCGCCGGCGCGATGGCGGCGTCACTGGCGGTCTTCCTGATCGCTCGCAGCGGTGGCCGCGTCACCTCGATCCGCCTGCTGCTGGCCGGCGTCGCCGTCGGATACGCCCTCTACGCCACCACCAGCTTCCTGATCTTCGCGTCCGGGAGTGCCGAAGGCGCCCGTTCGGTGATGTTCTGGCTGCTCGGCTCGCTCGGCCTGGCCCGCTGGGACGCGCTGCTCGCGGTGGCCGCCGTGGTGATCGGCGGGACCATCGCCTACCTGACGATCACCGGGCGCAGCCTCGACGCGCTGAGCGTCGGCGACGAGACGGCGCACACGCTCGGCATCTCCCCGGATCGGCTCAGGCTGCGGCTCCTCGTCGTGGTGTCCCTCTGCGTCGGGGTGCTGGTATCCGCCTCCGGCAGCATCGGGTTCGTCGGTCTCGTCGTACCCCATCTCGCTCGTCGCCTCGTCGGCGCCCCGCACGTCCGCGTGGTCCCGGTGGCCGCGCTGCTCGGCGCGATCCTGCTGGTCTGGGCCGACGTGATCGCCCGTGTCCTGCTCGCGCCGCAGGAGATCCCGATCGGCATCATCACCGCGCTGGTCGGCACCCCGTTCTTGCTGGTCCTCATCCGACGCCTGCACGCCTGAAAGGCCCATCAATGCGGATATTTCCGGTTCTCCTGGCGGCCACCCTTCTCGGCGGCTGCGGTCTCGCCGGCGAGGAATCCCCCGCAAGCTCCACGATCTCCGTCGAGAACTGCGGCACCGAGGTCACCTTCGACAAGAGTCCACAACGAGTGGTGATGCTCAAGAGCGCTGCCGTCCCCTACCTGCACGCTCTCGGCGTCATGGATCGCGTCACCGCACGCGCCGGCCAGTATCCGAAGGACTACTACGACAGCGCGACCCAGGCCGAACTCGACCGGATCCCGCTGCTCACCGACAAGACCGACACGAGCGGCCACCTCCAGATCTCCAAGGAGGTGGTGATCAGCCAGCAGCCCGATCTCGTCCTCGGCGAGGTCGACAACCTGTCCCGCGACACCCTCGCCGCCGTGGACATCCCGCTGCTGGAGGAGCCCGCTCTCTGCGCGAACGCCACCGGCAAGCCGTCCTTCGACGACATCTACCGCCAGATGGAGAGTTACGGCACGGTGTTCGGGCGCGAGGCCGAGGCCACGACAGCGGTTGCCGCGCTCCGAGCCCGGATGGCGGACATGCAAAGGCCTTCGACGGTACGGACGGCAGCCGTGCTTTATCCCACCGTCGGAGGAGGCGTCACTTACGCCTACGGGTCCGGCAGCATGGCTCAGCCGCAACTCGAGGCGGCCGGGTTCACGAACGTCTTCGCCGGCAGCGCGGAACGAGTATTCGAGGTGACCCTCGAGGAACTGCTGGGCCGGAACCCGGATGTGCTGATCCTGCTCCACAGCGACGGTGACCCGGAGAAGGTCGAGCAGGCGATCACCGGTCTGCCGGGAGCGCAGAAGCTCAAGGCGGTCGCGAACGGCGACCTGATGCCGCAGCTGTTCAACTTCACCGAGCCGCCGTCCCCGCTCGCCGTCGACGGTCTGGAGAGGATCGTCGCGCGGTTCGGGGCGCCCGCATGATCGAAACGCGGGGCGTCTCCTGGCACTACGGCGCCAACCCGGTCATCGACGGCGTGAGTGTGACGGCCCGCCCCGGCCGCGTCCTGGGGCTGATCGGCCCGAACGGCAGCGGCAAGACCACCCTGCTGCGGCTGCTCTACGGCGCGCTGCGCACGCCATCCGGCTCGGTGACCGTGGACGGCGACGCGCTGACCGCGCTCTCGCCGCGCGAGTCGGCCCGGCGGATGGCCGTCGTCGTGCAGGAGACCGGCGGCGAGACCGCGCTGACCGTGGCCGAGATGGTGCTGCTCGGCCGGGGACCGCATCTGTCGGCGTTCCAGCGGACCGGCGCCGCCGATCACGAGGTGGCGGCCCGCTCCCTGGCCCGGGTCGGCGCCACGCACCTGGCGGGACGGCCGTTCGCCGGGCTGTCCGGCGGGGAACGCCAGCGTGTCCTGATCGCCCGCGCCCTCTGCCAGGAGGCCACTCACCTGCTGCTCGACGAGCCGACGAACCACCTGGACATCCGCTACCAGCACGAGATCCTCGGACTCGTCCGCGGCCTCGGCACCTGCTCGGTGGTCGTCCTGCACGACCTGAACCTGGCCGCCCGCTACTGCGATGATCTGGTGCTGCTGGGTTCCGGCGGGGTCGTCGCCGCAGGTGAGGCCTCCGACGTACTGAATCCGGGGATCCTCGAACCGGTCTATGGGATCGGCATCCGCCGGCTGGAGATCGAGGGCTCGCTGCATCTGCTGTTCGAACCGCTGCTGGAGGAGATCACCACATGACCGCGCAGGACCGTATCAACGACTACTGGACGGGCCGTGCGCCGGCCTATGACGCGTATCAGCAGCGGCCG comes from the Actinoplanes sp. OR16 genome and includes:
- a CDS encoding helix-turn-helix transcriptional regulator — protein: MTDSPTADRPVEPVEPVGVILQRWRKRRRLTGQQLGDRVGMSQAKISRLENGHVSVEPGDVRLLVEALDVPRAEAERLVELAEHADDRLLEWVPAGADQATRQREFGRAEAVAREIRIMQPAVLPGLLQTSEYARAILSANMDDDSAVSEAVNARIQRNQILHSGEREFRFLITEQVLRNQVCRPAEMISQIYRMREVAAFPNVRIGIITDDVDLPIAPYHGFYVADDRWVSVDLFTTTLRSAGRQTLREFRRVFDRLEAVAVTDIDDLLSHYLARYARMLVPNQAAR
- a CDS encoding helix-turn-helix domain-containing protein, coding for MDPSLAALLDGIGPRLRRIRQERGLRLEDLAESTGLSVSTLSRLESGKRRPTLDLLIPLAQAHRMALDHLIGAPPTGDPRAHLTPHRADTRTRLDAVVVPLTTYPGRLQVFKQILGPSRGEPVQVTHHGHAWFYVLAGSVRLLLGGSERVMSPGETADFDASEPHWFGPADDRPAEILHLFGPHGDRF
- a CDS encoding MFS transporter, which translates into the protein MEKTRPWLILAICAASIFLVGMDSTVVNIALPSIGNDLGLDISELQWVVDAYTLVLASLLITSGALADRLGRRRVFRIGLVLFAAGSAACALAPTAGTLVAARVLQGTGGSMLSPVALAIVVSAITDARQRAQAIGVWASVFGLSMAAGPVVGGLLTGGLGWRTVFWANLPIIAVVLVLTAVYVPESRSPKPRQLDVVGQLLLIVVIASMVAALIEDPLFWWMTIVALAAFVAVERRQRTPLMDLSLFRRPAFVAAIGSAVLVFVAFSVTLLLGSMYAQQVRGLTPLQAGLTTLPMAIGAIVCPPIAGYLTGRIGPRLPLRIAGACTTAGGLMLLGLDERTGIGVLLSAYLLLGAGLGLANAPITNTAVSGLPPERTGLATGIASTARQVGTAIGVALAGSVIGPDAVVGATWPGWALVAGCGLVVAAVSGWSRSGSAVRV
- a CDS encoding CGNR zinc finger domain-containing protein, translated to MHLNPYGADAVNLAADLVNDRPATADELAARCRAAGLVLEMPVSESDLDQLTATLARWEAVVDAPDDHERARLLNGMLAAAAAYPRLTDHAGGWHLHYRDDDRPLGAVLDSLIAVGTALHLAGRGIHRLRRCTVTECARVFADTSRTGRRRYCSPRCANRDAVRRHRSRG
- a CDS encoding MFS transporter, with amino-acid sequence MDRYRWVVLGVATFTQAAAAFFVQGLGALSVPLQRDLGIGAAQLGALVSAAQLVPLAGLLVAGMLLDRYDERWVVGAGTALAGAALLAGTLAPGYPALLVVLLVVGAGYSTVQPGGSKSVASWFDTSQRGMAMGIRQAGLPLGAVLAAAVLPLVAAAHGWRAAIFVGGVVASAGAAVFMTFSRRPPVRPVVQATMTAGRSATATEPRDRGGEPMAGAAAVIDEGRAAGDLAALRRAMVSGGCLVVVHSAVGLLCVLHLHQTAGMTAGAAAAALVVVQFAGAAGRVLLAAWSDRLRSRETAVRVSLLAVLAGLVLLVTPLGSRPGAACLILGWLGFFGIGWYGPWIATVAEAAPAGRAGSTLGLVMTVNQVAVVVSPPVLGFLRDQTGSFTASWLLPAAAAATALALTRPGTGSAAARSWDDKSGDIRVGSTPNP
- a CDS encoding RICIN domain-containing protein; this translates as MLTRGVLVPMVTAAILGGWETSAAAVPGPPPLLQGWIVTERNPSRCLTGGPVGTVLTTAPCRQGDDVQDFYQTSEGHFTNDGNCVEPDGVALRVAKCTYTDDQEWWFTGTLRAGENGKCVTETAIDRAGVGTVRLRTCSDKANRKWRNHTPW
- a CDS encoding flavodoxin family protein, whose amino-acid sequence is MKVVRPGKRLVMTTLRAVVLGCTLKKSPAESSAELLGREVLTALADHDVDGEVIRVVDHDVRFGVSVDEGDGDEWPAIRAKIMDAQILIIATPIWMGQPSSVCKMVLERLDADISKVFGKVAAVAVVGNEDGAHHVTAEVLQGLNDVGFTIAGAASTYWVGEAMGGLDYKDAGPKPDTTGAATKTLAANAAHLAHLLAASPYPSA
- a CDS encoding iron ABC transporter permease, which produces MEAAEVVSEVLNKQRQHTATWIITLSAALSLTTLVAVGTGAIGISPATVARIIAHQLFAVGDVTWTPPEEAIVWQVRLPRVLLGILVGAGLAVCGVALQAMVRNVLADPYLLGINSGASSGAAAAILFGAGAGFGQYALSTSAFAGAMAASLAVFLIARSGGRVTSIRLLLAGVAVGYALYATTSFLIFASGSAEGARSVMFWLLGSLGLARWDALLAVAAVVIGGTIAYLTITGRSLDALSVGDETAHTLGISPDRLRLRLLVVVSLCVGVLVSASGSIGFVGLVVPHLARRLVGAPHVRVVPVAALLGAILLVWADVIARVLLAPQEIPIGIITALVGTPFLLVLIRRLHA
- a CDS encoding ABC transporter substrate-binding protein — its product is MRIFPVLLAATLLGGCGLAGEESPASSTISVENCGTEVTFDKSPQRVVMLKSAAVPYLHALGVMDRVTARAGQYPKDYYDSATQAELDRIPLLTDKTDTSGHLQISKEVVISQQPDLVLGEVDNLSRDTLAAVDIPLLEEPALCANATGKPSFDDIYRQMESYGTVFGREAEATTAVAALRARMADMQRPSTVRTAAVLYPTVGGGVTYAYGSGSMAQPQLEAAGFTNVFAGSAERVFEVTLEELLGRNPDVLILLHSDGDPEKVEQAITGLPGAQKLKAVANGDLMPQLFNFTEPPSPLAVDGLERIVARFGAPA
- a CDS encoding ABC transporter ATP-binding protein, encoding MIETRGVSWHYGANPVIDGVSVTARPGRVLGLIGPNGSGKTTLLRLLYGALRTPSGSVTVDGDALTALSPRESARRMAVVVQETGGETALTVAEMVLLGRGPHLSAFQRTGAADHEVAARSLARVGATHLAGRPFAGLSGGERQRVLIARALCQEATHLLLDEPTNHLDIRYQHEILGLVRGLGTCSVVVLHDLNLAARYCDDLVLLGSGGVVAAGEASDVLNPGILEPVYGIGIRRLEIEGSLHLLFEPLLEEITT